A section of the Pedobacter sp. HDW13 genome encodes:
- a CDS encoding type IX secretion system membrane protein PorP/SprF: MKKLIIILAFFVSFTAFSQQKPQYTQYIFNQYLLNPALSGIENYIDFKGGYRKQWSGITDAPQTSFVSAHWALGDNQLWSNALTAFPEQTGNPMDRNYMQNYMSSPSHHGMGVTAVLDKTGPVKRLDANVTYAYHLQLSNNFNLSAGVAAGISSISLDVNALTFDAPYDPALNRALINQVKPDLSIGLWLYGARMFAGVSVQQILPQKLSFTGENSYNLGKEVPHYFATAGYKFFVDDEISAIPSVMVKYVSPAPVSVDLNMKLAFKDKVWLGGSYRKDDSFSAMAGFNIGKMVNLTYSYDFSTSALNQVSNGSHEIVLGLMLNNIYKVPSYIKMW; the protein is encoded by the coding sequence TTGAAGAAACTCATCATCATATTAGCGTTTTTTGTCTCATTTACTGCCTTTTCGCAGCAAAAACCTCAGTATACCCAGTACATTTTTAATCAGTACCTGTTAAACCCGGCACTATCCGGAATTGAAAACTACATCGATTTTAAAGGAGGTTACCGCAAACAATGGTCGGGGATTACCGATGCACCCCAAACTTCTTTTGTATCGGCACACTGGGCATTGGGCGATAACCAGTTGTGGAGTAATGCGCTTACGGCTTTCCCTGAACAAACCGGAAACCCAATGGACCGCAATTATATGCAGAATTACATGTCGTCGCCCTCACATCATGGTATGGGTGTAACGGCAGTCCTCGATAAAACGGGGCCGGTAAAAAGATTGGATGCCAATGTAACTTACGCTTATCATTTGCAGCTGAGCAATAATTTTAACCTGTCGGCTGGTGTTGCGGCAGGGATTTCGAGCATTTCGCTCGATGTTAACGCCTTAACATTCGATGCACCTTACGATCCCGCTTTAAACAGGGCATTGATTAATCAGGTTAAGCCTGATTTAAGTATCGGTTTGTGGTTATATGGCGCACGTATGTTTGCCGGTGTATCGGTACAGCAGATTTTGCCTCAAAAGTTGAGCTTTACAGGAGAAAACAGCTACAATTTAGGTAAAGAAGTGCCGCATTATTTTGCTACAGCAGGTTATAAGTTTTTTGTAGATGACGAAATTTCGGCAATTCCTTCTGTAATGGTTAAATATGTTTCGCCAGCACCAGTATCAGTCGATCTGAATATGAAGCTGGCCTTTAAAGATAAAGTTTGGTTGGGAGGCAGCTACCGCAAAGATGATTCTTTCTCGGCCATGGCTGGATTTAATATCGGTAAGATGGTTAATCTGACTTATTCGTACGATTTTTCTACCTCTGCACTAAATCAAGTAAGCAATGGTAGCCATGAAATTGTTTTGGGCTTAATGCTTAACAATATCTACAAAGTTCCTTCGTACATTAAAATGTGGTAG
- the rpoN gene encoding RNA polymerase factor sigma-54, which yields MLKQHLQQKLLQKLSPQQIQFIKLLQVPTVALDTRVKEELEENPALEDPSLMTQDEPKSEYDDLNDSPDDYEQSSEDTSMDEFNVDDYLQDDSVNDYSTNYNNGDDDEEKKETPIAIESTFFESLQEQLDLIPLSDQDFIIGKQIIGSLDDDGYLRRPLGSMIDDLAFSQNVMVEEEDVLEMLKLIQSFDPPGIGARDLKECLLIQLKRKDTHNPIIVKAMNVVENYLDEFTRKHYDKLEKSLGLDSEELKEVVSEILRLNPKPGDANQVTTKQMQIIPDFHISNNDGVLILTLNSKNAPELKVSRSYQEMFEHYDKASSKDKKLKEAVQFVKQKLDSARWFIDAIKQRQQTLLKTMNAIMHYQYEYFLTADERKMRPMILKDIADKIDMDISTVSRVANSKYVQTEFGTFLLKSFFSEAIQTENGEEVSNKEVKKILEDCIGNEDKRKPLADEKLTEILKERGYNIARRTVAKYREQMNIPVARLRKEL from the coding sequence ATGCTAAAGCAACACCTACAACAAAAATTATTACAAAAGTTATCACCACAGCAAATACAGTTTATTAAGCTGTTGCAGGTGCCTACTGTTGCTTTAGATACCCGTGTAAAAGAGGAGCTTGAAGAAAATCCGGCATTGGAAGATCCTAGTTTAATGACCCAGGATGAGCCCAAAAGCGAATACGATGATTTAAATGATAGTCCGGATGATTACGAACAATCATCAGAAGACACCAGTATGGATGAGTTTAATGTGGATGATTACCTGCAAGACGACTCGGTCAACGATTATAGCACCAATTATAATAATGGTGATGATGATGAAGAGAAAAAAGAAACTCCAATTGCCATTGAAAGTACTTTTTTCGAAAGTTTACAAGAACAGCTAGATCTTATTCCCCTATCTGACCAGGATTTTATTATCGGTAAACAGATTATAGGCAGTTTAGATGACGACGGCTACTTACGTCGTCCGCTGGGTTCGATGATTGATGACCTTGCTTTCTCTCAAAATGTAATGGTTGAAGAGGAAGATGTGCTCGAAATGTTAAAGTTGATTCAAAGCTTTGATCCTCCGGGCATTGGCGCCAGAGACCTTAAAGAATGTTTACTAATCCAGTTAAAACGTAAAGATACGCACAACCCCATTATTGTTAAAGCAATGAACGTGGTAGAAAATTATCTCGATGAATTTACCCGTAAACATTATGACAAACTGGAAAAAAGTTTAGGCTTAGACAGCGAGGAGCTTAAAGAAGTGGTGAGCGAAATATTGCGTTTAAACCCTAAACCAGGTGATGCCAATCAGGTAACGACCAAGCAGATGCAGATTATCCCCGATTTTCACATCAGCAATAACGATGGCGTACTGATTTTGACCTTAAACTCTAAAAACGCCCCTGAACTAAAAGTAAGCCGCTCTTACCAGGAAATGTTTGAGCATTACGATAAGGCTTCGTCAAAAGATAAAAAACTAAAAGAGGCCGTTCAGTTTGTAAAACAGAAACTGGATTCGGCACGGTGGTTTATTGATGCCATAAAACAGCGCCAGCAAACCTTGCTAAAAACCATGAATGCCATTATGCATTATCAGTATGAATATTTTTTAACGGCTGATGAGCGTAAAATGCGCCCAATGATCTTAAAAGATATTGCCGATAAAATTGATATGGATATTTCAACCGTATCACGTGTGGCCAACTCTAAATACGTGCAAACCGAATTTGGTACTTTCCTGTTAAAATCTTTCTTCTCAGAAGCTATCCAAACTGAAAACGGCGAGGAAGTTTCCAACAAAGAAGTTAAAAAGATATTGGAAGATTGCATTGGTAACGAAGATAAGCGTAAACCTTTAGCAGACGAGAAGCTAACCGAAATATTAAAGGAAAGAGGTTACAACATTGCCAGAAGAACAGTTGCCAAGTACCGTGAGCAAATGAACATCCCTGTGGCTCGTTTAAGAAAAGAACTTTAG
- a CDS encoding PKD domain-containing protein codes for MSRHWLLVVFFLLLFKAGAVFSQNTSNKGKDFWVTYSGHANGTSSKLTLFLSADKATTYTVYIGSAIVASGSIAANTCLPVIIDPNSRPVYIDGSDVIESDKGIHVVTTSPISLYSVISFNARTGGTLVLPTNTLGKEYYTYSYQSTNTNGYYAQFTILATEDDTDIEITPKTGNSKHNANETFTIKLNKGQIYQFQARDDLSGSHIKSTKGCKSIAVFSGNTWASFCEQGSSRNASGGDNLYQQLFPVTAWGRNFVTAPFYNTIHGNTDVIRVIVSEDNTVLTVNGSTSNANGTTLSNPYNKGAVVTFFSTSANVISGSKPISVAQYQTSQTCNLNNRPQVNQSGNDPYEGDPEITVLNPVEQTLSNITVYSKLRGVPTNIAKFFINVIIKTVDIPSLRLDGNPVSGFVNIDNEYSYAIIDVTFDSKDQHRLTAAGGFSAIAYGYGYVESYAYLAGANIQNFTFQPQNEATGKNVTSGCLGEVIKLKINLPYQPVRLDWDVQNGDGLISQIAPVAVSNFTDNGVTYYTYFYPNEIKYNVPGDYQFKVTATKPAADDCGSTEELVADFTVDKEPTADFKVEKINCANSPIPFKDISTSNSDTRTINTWLWDFGDGNTSTEQNPVHTYISKGVYKVILTATTDSKCSKVSEFQEITINPQPVSDFDVKGLCVDLPVILTEKSTIESPGSIVEWRWDFGDGSAEVKVANNRPPVHKYAATGNYTITLTTVSDLGCVSVPKPKSVTVINPQIADFIMPDFCLADGVARFKNTTKNADGTTTGLTAVWKYDNNNPLATSTGFDGAFTYAATGDYIVTLTVKNQDGCEVSTSKTFTVNGSVKEADLDIVTNNVCVSDDVIIKNRSTTFEGSKITKIEIYRDFGRESSIYKTISYPDDSDIVLKYDSFGGTTDRPYTIRLVAYTGETCFKFIDKTLTLKPVPQLEFADMPAVCEADGTVLITQVTQKVEEEMPGTGVYSGNGIKADGTFNPKIAGVGRHTITYTFTATNGCSSPISKEIEVYASPIADAGTLIYILAGGQIELPATAQGTNLKYQWLPAVGLNKTDVLNPIASPGQDTEYTLTATTQPDGCSTTSKVLVKVLQALTPPNTFTPNGDNVNDTWIIKYLESYPNATVEVFNRNGNRVFFSDGYKVPFDGNYQNNPLPVGVYYYIINPRNGRKTITGPLTIIR; via the coding sequence TTATTGATCCAAATAGTCGTCCTGTTTATATTGACGGAAGTGATGTTATCGAAAGTGATAAAGGAATACATGTAGTTACAACATCGCCAATATCTCTATATAGCGTAATTTCTTTCAATGCCCGTACAGGAGGTACGTTGGTATTACCCACAAATACACTCGGCAAAGAATATTATACTTACAGTTATCAAAGTACCAATACCAATGGCTATTATGCACAGTTTACCATATTGGCTACCGAAGATGATACTGATATAGAAATTACCCCTAAGACTGGAAACTCAAAACATAATGCAAATGAAACTTTTACAATAAAGCTCAATAAGGGACAGATTTACCAGTTTCAAGCTAGAGATGATTTATCCGGAAGTCACATCAAATCAACCAAGGGGTGTAAATCAATAGCTGTATTCTCTGGTAATACCTGGGCTTCTTTTTGTGAGCAAGGGAGTAGTCGTAACGCAAGTGGAGGAGATAACCTTTATCAACAATTGTTTCCGGTCACAGCCTGGGGGAGAAATTTTGTAACTGCACCTTTTTACAATACCATTCATGGTAATACCGATGTAATCAGGGTAATTGTATCAGAAGATAATACTGTTTTAACGGTTAATGGCAGTACTTCCAATGCCAATGGTACAACACTTAGTAATCCATACAATAAAGGCGCAGTAGTAACATTTTTCTCTACCTCAGCCAATGTAATTTCGGGTTCTAAGCCCATTTCGGTAGCACAGTATCAAACTTCGCAAACTTGTAATTTAAATAACCGGCCACAGGTAAACCAGAGTGGAAATGACCCTTATGAAGGTGATCCTGAAATAACGGTGTTAAACCCAGTAGAACAAACATTAAGTAATATTACTGTATATTCTAAATTGCGAGGTGTACCCACTAATATTGCTAAATTCTTTATTAATGTAATTATTAAAACTGTCGATATCCCGTCACTTAGGTTAGATGGTAATCCCGTTTCAGGTTTTGTAAATATTGATAACGAATACAGTTACGCAATTATAGATGTAACCTTTGATTCAAAAGATCAGCATCGGCTAACAGCCGCTGGAGGATTTTCGGCTATAGCTTATGGTTACGGTTATGTAGAGTCCTATGCATACCTGGCAGGGGCAAATATTCAAAATTTTACTTTTCAGCCTCAAAACGAAGCGACAGGAAAAAATGTTACGAGTGGTTGTTTGGGCGAAGTTATCAAACTCAAAATTAATTTGCCTTACCAACCTGTACGTTTGGATTGGGATGTGCAAAATGGGGATGGACTGATAAGCCAGATTGCACCAGTTGCTGTTTCTAATTTTACGGATAATGGGGTGACTTACTACACCTATTTTTACCCGAACGAAATTAAATATAATGTTCCCGGCGATTATCAGTTTAAGGTAACCGCTACTAAACCTGCAGCCGATGATTGTGGCAGCACGGAAGAACTTGTTGCCGATTTTACGGTTGATAAGGAGCCAACTGCCGATTTTAAAGTAGAAAAAATTAATTGTGCTAACTCGCCGATACCTTTTAAAGATATAAGTACTTCTAATTCTGATACACGTACAATTAATACCTGGTTATGGGATTTTGGCGATGGAAATACATCGACAGAGCAAAACCCCGTTCATACCTACATTAGTAAAGGTGTTTACAAAGTTATTTTAACCGCCACTACAGATTCTAAATGCTCAAAGGTTTCTGAATTTCAGGAAATCACAATAAACCCTCAACCTGTTTCTGATTTTGATGTTAAAGGTTTATGTGTGGATTTGCCTGTGATATTAACTGAAAAATCAACCATCGAAAGTCCTGGTAGCATTGTAGAATGGAGGTGGGATTTTGGAGATGGATCAGCGGAAGTGAAAGTAGCGAATAATAGACCTCCCGTTCATAAATATGCCGCAACAGGCAATTATACCATAACGCTGACAACAGTGAGCGATTTAGGTTGCGTGAGTGTACCAAAGCCTAAAAGTGTAACTGTAATTAATCCTCAAATAGCTGATTTTATAATGCCTGATTTTTGTTTGGCAGATGGTGTAGCACGGTTTAAAAATACCACCAAAAATGCAGATGGAACCACAACAGGTTTAACTGCAGTATGGAAATATGATAATAATAATCCTTTAGCAACTTCTACAGGTTTTGACGGTGCTTTTACCTACGCTGCCACAGGCGATTACATTGTAACCCTAACCGTTAAAAATCAGGACGGATGTGAGGTGTCAACTTCGAAAACTTTTACTGTAAACGGATCTGTAAAAGAGGCCGATTTAGATATCGTAACCAATAATGTGTGTGTAAGTGATGATGTGATTATCAAAAACAGATCGACAACTTTTGAGGGTAGTAAAATTACCAAAATTGAGATTTATAGAGATTTCGGCAGGGAAAGTAGCATTTATAAAACCATTTCCTATCCGGATGATAGCGACATTGTATTGAAGTATGATAGTTTTGGTGGTACAACCGATCGCCCTTACACCATCCGGTTAGTGGCTTATACAGGCGAAACATGTTTTAAATTTATAGATAAAACCCTTACGCTTAAACCCGTGCCACAATTGGAATTTGCCGATATGCCTGCGGTTTGTGAAGCCGATGGTACGGTTTTAATTACTCAGGTCACACAAAAAGTGGAAGAAGAAATGCCTGGCACAGGTGTATATTCAGGCAATGGAATTAAAGCAGATGGTACCTTTAATCCTAAAATTGCAGGCGTAGGTCGTCATACCATTACCTATACTTTTACAGCTACAAATGGATGTTCTTCTCCCATTAGTAAAGAAATTGAGGTGTACGCATCGCCAATAGCAGATGCCGGTACATTAATTTATATTTTGGCAGGCGGACAGATTGAGCTTCCGGCAACTGCGCAGGGCACTAATTTAAAATACCAGTGGTTGCCTGCAGTTGGATTAAATAAAACAGACGTGCTAAATCCAATTGCCTCACCAGGTCAGGATACCGAATATACACTTACCGCAACCACACAGCCTGATGGTTGTTCGACCACCTCAAAAGTTTTGGTTAAAGTGTTGCAGGCACTTACCCCGCCAAATACCTTTACGCCTAATGGCGATAACGTAAACGATACCTGGATCATTAAATATTTAGAATCTTATCCTAATGCAACTGTAGAAGTTTTTAACCGTAATGGCAACAGGGTATTTTTTAGCGATGGCTATAAAGTACCGTTTGATGGGAATTATCAGAATAATCCCTTACCTGTCGGTGTTTATTACTATATTATCAACCCAAGAAACGGTCGTAAAACGATAACCGGTCCGTTGACTATAATCAGATAA